In Aquabacterium sp. OR-4, the DNA window GCCGGCGGTGAAGGACCTGGGCGCCAACACCGTGGCCGTGCCGGTGGCCTGGGAGCAGGTCGAGCCCGAGGACGGCCGCTTCGACTTCCGCTTTGTCGACACCCTGCTGGCCCAGGCGCGCCAGCGTGGCCTGCGTGTGGTGCTGCTGTGGTTTGCCACCTGGAAGAACACCAGCGCGCAGTACACGCCGGCCTGGGTCAAGCTCGACCCGGCGCGCTACCCGCCGATGCGCGACGCAGAGGGCAAGCCCAGCTACTGCCTGTCGCCCTTCGGCGAGGCCACGCTGGCGCGTGACCGCCGCGCCTTCACCGCGCTGATGGCGCATCTGAAAAAGACCGATGCGCGCCGGCGCACGGTGATCCTGGTGCAGGTGCAAAACGAGGTCGGCACCTACGGCCTGGTGCGCGACCACGGCCCCCAGGCCGAGGCCGCGTTTGCGCAAGTCGTGCCGGCCGCGGTGCTGGCGCGCCAGCCGGCGCTGCCCGGCCGCCCGGCCAGCGGCAACTGGCGCGAGGTGTATGGCGACTATGCCGACGAGTACTTCCATGCCTGGGCCATTGCGCGCTACATCGATGCCGTGGCCCGCGCCGGCCGCCAGGTGTACGACCTGCCGATGTACGTCAACGCGGCGCTGCGTGACCCGCTCGAGCAGCCGCCGCTGCCGTGGAAGAACAACTTCGCCGCAGGCGGGCCCACGCCCGAGGTGATCGCCATCTACAAGGCCGCCGCGCCGCACATCGACGTGGTGGGCGCCGACCTGTACCAGGCCGAATCGGCCAAGGTCGAGGCCACGCTGGGGCAGTTCCAGCGCGCCGACAACGCGCTGTTCGTGCCCGAGATCAGCAATGCGCCGGCCTATGCCCGCTACCTGTGGGCCATCCTGGGCCGCGGCGCCATCGGCGTGGTGCCCTTCGGCATCGACTACTTTGCCTACAGCAATGCGCCGCTGGGCGCGGTGGCCACCGACCGCAGCATGGTGGCCCC includes these proteins:
- a CDS encoding DUF5597 domain-containing protein; translated protein: MRLPGLRSCLAAGLWLAVLLCHAAPPPRLTQHDGRAALLVDGQPFLMLGAQVHNSSNYPAALAQVWPAVKDLGANTVAVPVAWEQVEPEDGRFDFRFVDTLLAQARQRGLRVVLLWFATWKNTSAQYTPAWVKLDPARYPPMRDAEGKPSYCLSPFGEATLARDRRAFTALMAHLKKTDARRRTVILVQVQNEVGTYGLVRDHGPQAEAAFAQVVPAAVLARQPALPGRPASGNWREVYGDYADEYFHAWAIARYIDAVARAGRQVYDLPMYVNAALRDPLEQPPLPWKNNFAAGGPTPEVIAIYKAAAPHIDVVGADLYQAESAKVEATLGQFQRADNALFVPEISNAPAYARYLWAILGRGAIGVVPFGIDYFAYSNAPLGAVATDRSMVAPFATVFAAFAPMQRQWARWSLEGRTAGAGEPDDGAERRLPLKGWQARLSFGEWMFGDKAWFPNVAPPAWAGSKQGGAAIAQIGADEFIVVGQRSRVRIEPTDVGARTVLLSAEQGRFDARGRWVAERRWNGDQVDHGFNLPATPVVLRVRMGRLK